One genomic segment of Streptomyces sp. NBC_00239 includes these proteins:
- a CDS encoding TetR/AcrR family transcriptional regulator, with product MSPRGVAIPDLRERLFAAAERVVARSGAAALTSRAVTEEAGCAKGVLHTHFAGLDAFVAELVLDRFARVARLAEELPARVGEGTVQGNLTEVAGALLDSVAPGIAGLALTLPSAALHTRASLEAGAPGFAAIEDAVRGYLDAERERGRVAGDTDTATVALALVGTVHHLLMTRPDGGPDAGAAPASARATAPAPALATARATGTAPDASASLDHLVRVLLPPHPHLVGA from the coding sequence ATGTCACCGCGTGGAGTGGCCATCCCCGACCTGCGCGAACGGCTGTTCGCGGCGGCGGAACGGGTGGTGGCCCGATCCGGGGCGGCCGCCCTCACCAGCCGCGCCGTCACCGAGGAGGCCGGCTGCGCCAAGGGCGTGCTGCACACGCACTTCGCGGGCCTGGACGCCTTCGTGGCCGAACTCGTCCTCGACCGCTTCGCCCGCGTGGCCCGGCTCGCGGAGGAACTCCCCGCGCGGGTCGGGGAAGGCACCGTCCAGGGCAACCTCACCGAGGTGGCGGGCGCCCTGCTCGACTCCGTGGCCCCCGGGATCGCCGGGCTGGCCCTGACCCTGCCCTCGGCGGCGCTGCACACGCGTGCGTCGTTGGAGGCGGGGGCGCCGGGCTTCGCGGCGATCGAGGACGCGGTACGGGGCTATCTGGACGCGGAGCGGGAGCGGGGGCGGGTGGCGGGGGACACGGACACGGCCACGGTCGCCCTGGCCCTGGTCGGCACCGTCCACCACCTCCTGATGACGAGGCCGGACGGGGGCCCGGACGCCGGGGCGGCCCCGGCCTCGGCCAGGGCGACGGCCCCGGCCCCGGCCCTGGCCACGGCCAGGGCGACGGGCACGGCCCCGGACGCGAGCGCGTCGCTCGACCACCTCGTACGCGTCCTCCTCCCGCCCCACCCCCACCTCGTCGGCGCTTGA